ATGGAGCGTAACGGGAGGATTCGAAGCGAGATGAGGCAATGGTTATCCGTCGGCGCGCTACTGATGGCCTTCTTGGCCGTGTCGGCGCCGGGCCACGCGCAGGTAAGGCTGGCTTACGTCGATGTCCAGCGAGCGCTGAACGAGTGTGACGCGGGCAAGCGCGCCAAAAGCGAATTTCAGACCAAGATCCAGTCACTCGATTCCAAGCTGCAGCGCGAGCAAAACGAAGTTCAAGGGCTGAAGGACGAGATCGAAAAGAAAGGGATGCTGATGAACCCCGAGCAGCGCCAGAGCCTTCAGGACGAATACGTCAAGAAAGCCAAGGACCTCGACCGCAACTTGAAGGATGCGCGGGACGACTTGCAGCGCCAGGACAATGAAGTGACCGGCAAAATTCTGCATGACCTGGGGATTGTCATCCGCAACATCGGTGAGCAGAGCGGTTTTACGATGGTGCTGGAGAAAGGTTCGATTCTGTGGGGTGCGTCCAACCTCGACATTACCGATCAGGTCATCCGGTCCTACAATAGTTCACATTCCCAGGTCGGTTCGCTGGGTGAAGGTGCCTCGGCCCGTTATGAGCCGCCGCCATCGGCGGGTGCGCCCGTGTCCAGCGACTTCGGTTCGGCCGCCGCCAAGCGCTCCACCATCTCAAGGTAGCTGGCACTCGCCTCAAGGCTGAGAACCGTTGTGGCCCAAGACAAGGTAGCGCAGCTCGACCGGGTGCTCGGGATGCTGCCTCACCGGTATCCCTTCCTGCTCCTCGACCGTGTGCTCGAGCTTGAAAAAGACCGCGTGGTCGCGATCAAGAACGTCACCTTCAACGAACCGTTCTTCCAGGGACATTTCCCCGGGCGCCCGGTGATGCCCGGCGTACTGCTGGTAGAGGCGATGGCCCAGGCGGGAGCATTTATCACGCTTGGTCACCTGGGTCCGGACCGCAAGACCCTGTTCATGCTGGCCGGGCTCGACAAGGTCCGCTTCCGCCGCCAGGTAATCCCCGGCGACCAGGTCAAGATCGAGGTCAAGGCGGTTAAAATTCATCGTCCCCTATGGAAGATGTGGGCGGAGGCGCGGGTCGATGGCGAGCTTGCCGCCGAAGCGGAGTTGTCCGCGATGGAAGTCGAGGAGAAAGACCGATAGCCGGCAGTATTCATCCCGCGGCCACGATCGACAAAAGCGCCGAGCTCGATTCCAGCGTTCAAGTCGGCGCAGGCGCGGTAATCGGACCGCGCGTAAAAATCGGCCGAGACAGCTGGATCGGCCCCTGTGCGGTCGTAGCGCGCAACACCACGATCGGCGTGCGGACCAGGGTGTTTCAATTCGCCTCGGTCGGCGAAGATTCCCAGGATCTGAAATACAAGGGCGAAC
The Candidatus Binataceae bacterium DNA segment above includes these coding regions:
- a CDS encoding OmpH family outer membrane protein, translated to MRQWLSVGALLMAFLAVSAPGHAQVRLAYVDVQRALNECDAGKRAKSEFQTKIQSLDSKLQREQNEVQGLKDEIEKKGMLMNPEQRQSLQDEYVKKAKDLDRNLKDARDDLQRQDNEVTGKILHDLGIVIRNIGEQSGFTMVLEKGSILWGASNLDITDQVIRSYNSSHSQVGSLGEGASARYEPPPSAGAPVSSDFGSAAAKRSTISR
- the fabZ gene encoding 3-hydroxyacyl-ACP dehydratase FabZ, producing MAQDKVAQLDRVLGMLPHRYPFLLLDRVLELEKDRVVAIKNVTFNEPFFQGHFPGRPVMPGVLLVEAMAQAGAFITLGHLGPDRKTLFMLAGLDKVRFRRQVIPGDQVKIEVKAVKIHRPLWKMWAEARVDGELAAEAELSAMEVEEKDR